Proteins encoded in a region of the Watersipora subatra chromosome 5, tzWatSuba1.1, whole genome shotgun sequence genome:
- the LOC137397113 gene encoding piggyBac transposable element-derived protein 4-like, with amino-acid sequence MAYMINEDESSTRSEHGDGDGTRGGSRGRVRGSGALGGRQRGRRGRGQIGADRTHGGAGAPQTQQGGWQWQKNTPQQNREIPFSGTPGLKVRMPQDASLLDYFKLFLTDEIMNLILVETNRFGNSKHQNWQPINMNDLQRFFALIMLTGIIKKPTLQSYFSTDPKLATPLFNSVMSRDKFMKILNALHFVDNDLAPTSRIHRISPIIHLLNRRFESVYRPKKHIAIDETLLLFKGRLIFKQYIPKKRARFGMKGYVLAESDTGYVCRYSLYQGRDRENADISQGVAHKIVLDMMDGFLNIGHELVMDNWYTSPQLLKELYERGTYAYGTLRSNRKHVPKDIKNFTSNQPLAKGQSQYFTCPPVLTGCWRDKNFIVFGSNKHSDFILKTLEKRTWNDREIVKPGPIIDYNKYMGGVDLADQCIKYYNMDRRSLKWYKKLFFHLLDIATHNTHVVYKQNTGTTISALDFRLKLVDLLLNEAGPDPTCTGGQRGRPRSIGTDLARLNTNHHFPSFNPATSSRGNPVARRCRVCNASRHRTAGSTDRKRVETKYCCAECGNIPLCPVPCFRRWHTERDLQ; translated from the exons ATGGCATATATGATTAATGAGGATGAATCTAGTACAAGATCAGAACATG GTGATGGTGATGGCACGCGTGGAGGAAGTCGTGGTAGGGTTCGTGGAAGTGGGGCTCTCGGTGGTCGACAACGTGGAAGGAGAGGACGTGGTCAAATAGGTGCAGATAGAACTCACGGTGGCGCTGGAGCTCCCCAAACTCAACAAG GTGGATGGCAATGGCAGAAAAATACTCCCCAGCAGAACCGCGAAATCCCATTTAGTGGCACTCCTGGTCTGAAAGTTCGTATGCCTCAAGATGCATCACTTCTAGATTATTTCAAGCTGTTTTTGACTGACGAAATTATGAATTTGATCCTAGTAGAGACAAACCGATTTGGAAACTCCAAACACCAGAACTGGCAGCCAATCAACATGAACGATCTTCAGAGATTCTTTGCTCTCATCATGCTGACTGGCATAATCAAAAAACCTACACTTCAGTCATATTTCAGCACTGATCCCAAACTGGCCACCCCACTTTTTAACAGCGTGATGTCACGAGACAAATTCATGAAAATCTTGAATGCCCTGCACTTTGTGGATAATGATTTGGCGCCCACCAGTCGTATCCACCGCATCTCTCCAATAATTCACCTACTAAATCGTAGATTTGAGAGCGTTTATAGACCTAAAAAGCATATAGCGATTGATGAGACATTGCTGCTGTTCAAAGGTCGCCTGATTTTTAAGCAGTATATACCAAAAAAGAGAGCAAGGTTTGGTATGAAAGGCTATGTTTTAGCGGAAAGTGACACCGGCTATGTCTGTCGATATTCACTATACCAAGGTCGGGATAGAGAGAATGCTGACATTTCACAAGGCGTAGCACACAAAATCGTCTTGGATATGATGGACGGGTTTCTCAACATCGGCCATGAACTTGTCATGGACAACTGGTACACAAGCCCTCAGTTGCTGAAGGAATTATATGAACGCGGAACTTATGCGTATGGAACCCTCCGTTCCAACAGAAAGCATGTGCCAAAAGATATTAAAAATTTCACATCAAATCAACCACTCGCTAAAGGCCAGTCACAATACTTTACCTGTCCACCAGTGTTGACCGGCTGCTGGCGAGATaaaaactttattgtatttggCTCTAACAAACATTCTGATTTTATTCTTAAAACCCTAGAAAAAAGAACATGGAATGACAGGGAGATAGTTAAACCCGGGCCAATTATTGACTACAATAAGTACATGGGTGGTGTAGATTTGGCAGATCAGTGcatcaaatattataatatggATCGCCGTAGTTTGAAGTGGtacaaaaagcttttttttcACTTATTGGACATTgccacacacaacacacatgTAGTTTACAAGCAGAACACTGGTACAACAATTTCTGCGCTTGATTTTCGGCTCAAACTGGTCGATCTCCTCCTGAATGAAGCTGGACCAGACCCTACATGCACTGGCGGCCAGCGTGGAAGACCACGGTCAATCGGCACTGATCTTGCTCGTCTAAACACGAATCACCACTTTCCATCTTTCAACCCAGCAACAAGCAGTAGAGGAAATCCAGTTGCCCGTCGATGTCGTGTGTGTAATGCTTCAAGGCACAGAACAGCCGGTAGCACTGATCGGAAACGAGTAGaaactaaatattgttgtgCCGAGTGCGGCAATATACCCCTCTGCCCAGTGCCATGTTTCCGGCGCTGGCATACTGAACGCGatttgcaataa